A segment of the Ipomoea triloba cultivar NCNSP0323 chromosome 1, ASM357664v1 genome:
CTTTGGGCCTCTTCCCCTTTAGTTTTGAGTTGGGCCGTGTTGAACAACCCTTTTTTCTAGGGCTGTCAAGTAGGGCCGAAGCCCGTGGGctggcccgcacccgccccgcaGTGGGGCGGGCTAGGGCCTCCAAAAAGAAGGCCCGCCAAttagcgggcctaacgggctttGCCCGCGGAAGCCCGCAGCCCGCGCGGGCTGACCCGCGGGCcatgctattaaaaaaaattaatatatataattacttattaattatagatgatatatattactttgaactttgaagactGAAGAGTGCATTGATTTGAATGTtatgtttgaattttaagaTACTAAGTATTAATGTGTAATAAAATGTAGgaatgtttttactttgtttatgttgtttccCTTGTTTGATGCGTTATTGTGTTCtatgtttttataatttaatgattttgGTGGTTTTTTAATTAGTGGGCTGTGAACAGTGTGAagtttgttatattatattaatctaatatcatatattttattttaaatattatttaatatttaattttagattttttaaatatttattagtagGCCCGCGGGCCAGACCGCCAAACCCGCAAGCCCGCGCGGGGCGGGCTTGGGCTGTATACTTCCAAGCCCGCGGGcttcgcgggccggcccgcataAGCCCGCGAAAATAAAAGCCCGCAGCGGGccgggcctaatggggcgggccggcccgctttgacaccCCTACTTTTTTCATTATTCCATCAAGCATGAATACACACAAGAAAAAATGTCTTTAATTTAACATACATCGAAAGCTACCACCCACTGCAGGTGATACCTTGAATATTAAATTGATAAACATATGAGTGAGCTGGATTAAAAAAACATAGAACTAAAGTTCTTATAATTTATGTTCACCAAAGgagagaaaaaaacaaaaagcaattCAAACTTAACTCCCACTGGCCACTGCCATATGAATTgatgaaaagaaatgaaaaccATCTTTCCCTGGGGAATTGAAGTCAATAAAGATTGCATACAATTAATAgcttttatttataaaataaaataaaattcatttatGCATGTTATTAGCCCCAAAAATCTTTCCCATTTGCCCAACTCGAACCAGAATTTGTATTTGACCCATCTTCTGCACCAACCAGGGAAGCATACAGCTCCTCAAACTGCAACCCCTCCTCATCATGGAAACTGGAGCTCATGCCTTCATCACAACAGCTTGAGTTATAATTAGGCGAtggagaaaatgaagaaaccctAGCTAGGGCTGCAGCTCCTTCTTGCCCTTGTGATGATGACCCTCCAACCACCAACATCCTCTCTTCTGCCCTCTTCAGCTCTTCTCTCAGCTTCCCCATCTCTCTCTCCAGATGTCTCTTCTCAGCCAACGCGCTCTCGAGCTTCACCTGGAGCGCACTGTAGTCGAGCTCCAGGCTCTGGCTCTTCCATCGCGCTCGCCtgttctgataccaaattgcaACCTGTCGCGGTGGGACCCCTAGGTCCCGCGCGAGCTGGAACTTGCGCTCCGGGTCGAGTTTCTTGTTCGAGTCGAAACTCGCCTCCAAGAGCTTCACTTGGTCTTGGGTTAGCCTCT
Coding sequences within it:
- the LOC116019130 gene encoding homeobox-leucine zipper protein ATHB-52-like, which encodes MNFLNSQTKQKTHSSSSLNHNKKRLTQDQVKLLEASFDSNKKLDPERKFQLARDLGVPPRQVAIWYQNRRARWKSQSLELDYSALQVKLESALAEKRHLEREMGKLREELKRAEERMLVVGGSSSQGQEGAAALARVSSFSPSPNYNSSCCDEGMSSSFHDEEGLQFEELYASLVGAEDGSNTNSGSSWANGKDFWG